The following proteins are co-located in the Bacteroidota bacterium genome:
- a CDS encoding DJ-1/PfpI family protein encodes MQKKKVLVFLAKAFETMEFCVFIDVIGWSRVDYGHNLFVDTCGFTDKVISTFNVPVIVDKTIGEINVDEYDALAIPGGFGEFGFYEEAYDERFLKLIREFNAKGKIIATVCSGAFPVGKSGVLKNRKATTYHLKNGYWQNKLKEFGVDVVNEPMVVDGNIITSYCPETAPNVAFELLKMLTSEEEMAVIKKAMGF; translated from the coding sequence ATGCAAAAAAAGAAAGTATTAGTATTTCTAGCAAAAGCATTTGAAACTATGGAGTTTTGTGTTTTCATAGATGTAATTGGTTGGTCTAGAGTTGATTATGGACATAATTTATTCGTTGATACATGTGGTTTTACTGATAAAGTTATAAGCACTTTTAATGTACCTGTTATTGTAGATAAAACCATAGGAGAAATAAATGTTGACGAATATGACGCTTTAGCAATACCTGGTGGATTTGGGGAATTTGGTTTTTATGAAGAAGCATATGATGAAAGGTTTTTAAAATTAATTAGGGAATTTAATGCAAAAGGTAAAATCATTGCGACAGTTTGTAGTGGGGCATTCCCCGTAGGGAAAAGTGGAGTTCTTAAGAATCGGAAAGCAACTACATACCACTTAAAGAACGGATATTGGCAAAATAAACTGAAAGAATTTGGCGTGGATGTTGTGAATGAGCCAATGGTAGTTGATGGTAATATTATTACCTCTTATTGTCCTGAGACAGCTCCAAATGTTGCATTTGAATTATTAAAAATGCTGACTTCAGAAGAAGAAATGGCAGTAATAAAAAAAGCTATGGGATTTTAA
- the kdsA gene encoding 3-deoxy-8-phosphooctulonate synthase: MLPNIPNLKYQDSTNFFLIAGPCVVENEAVSFIIAEQLVKIANKYQIPLIFKASYKKANRSKIESFTGIGDFEALKIIEQIGFEFNIPTLTDIHSEAEAVVAAEYVDILQIPAFLCRQTELLVAAAYTGKFVNIKKGQFLSPEAMKFAVEKIKQSGNDNIMLTERGTMFGYQDLVVDYRGIAEMQKNKVPVILDITHSLQQPNQSSGVSGGKPELIETIAKAGIAVGVDGIFIETHPDPENAKSDGSNMLHLDYLEDLIEKLVRVREAIS, from the coding sequence ATGCTACCAAATATCCCCAACCTAAAGTACCAGGACAGTACTAACTTTTTCCTGATTGCAGGTCCCTGCGTTGTTGAAAATGAAGCAGTTTCGTTCATTATTGCTGAACAATTGGTTAAAATTGCCAATAAATATCAGATTCCACTGATTTTTAAAGCATCATACAAAAAAGCAAACCGTTCGAAAATTGAATCTTTTACAGGTATTGGTGATTTTGAAGCACTCAAGATTATTGAACAAATTGGGTTTGAATTTAACATCCCAACTTTAACCGACATCCATTCGGAAGCTGAAGCCGTAGTTGCTGCCGAATATGTTGATATTTTACAAATTCCGGCTTTCTTATGCCGACAAACCGAATTATTGGTTGCAGCTGCTTATACCGGAAAGTTCGTGAATATCAAAAAAGGCCAGTTCCTTTCACCCGAAGCCATGAAATTTGCGGTTGAAAAGATCAAACAATCGGGCAACGATAACATCATGCTTACCGAAAGGGGAACCATGTTCGGTTATCAGGATTTGGTGGTTGATTATCGTGGAATTGCAGAAATGCAGAAAAATAAGGTCCCTGTTATTTTGGATATCACCCATTCATTGCAGCAACCGAATCAATCGAGCGGTGTTTCGGGCGGTAAGCCCGAATTGATTGAAACCATAGCCAAAGCAGGTATTGCCGTTGGAGTTGACGGTATTTTTATTGAAACACATCCCGATCCCGAAAATGCAAAATCAGATGGTTCGAACATGTTGCACCTTGATTATTTAGAAGATCTGATCGAAAAACTGGTGAGGGTAAGGGAAGCTATCTCCTAA
- a CDS encoding DNA photolyase family protein, which produces MKEKISIFWFRRDLRLKDNRGLSEALKDHYPVLPIFIFDKNIIEELEENDPRITFIYNQLLYLSSELKKNSCSLYCKKDDPEKIWRNLIDEFSIKTVYTNEDYEPYAINRDLEIEKLLLANGIEFKAFKDQVIFAKNDILKNDDSPYTVFTPYKNKWIGKLKINETILTPLSSNESNYANIQLDFPSLKELGFKRSTIKVHDYQLDHLENYSEARNFPALGQTSFLSPHLRFGTISIRSIVKQVLSNQVFLSELIWREFFMQILYHYPEVVHFNFKRKYDHILWRNNLKEFEKWTNGKTGYPMVDAGMRELNATGYMHNRVRMVVAGFLCKHLLIDWKWGEAYFAQKLLDYELSSNNGNWQWAAGTGCDAAPYFRVFNPTEQIKRFDPKMVYIKKWIPELSSLDYPAPMLDHKQARERAIETYKKGLQLNAFE; this is translated from the coding sequence ATGAAAGAAAAAATCTCAATATTTTGGTTCAGAAGAGACTTGCGCCTAAAGGATAATCGCGGATTAAGTGAAGCTCTTAAAGATCACTACCCTGTATTACCCATTTTTATTTTCGATAAAAACATTATAGAGGAACTAGAAGAGAACGATCCAAGAATCACCTTCATTTATAACCAACTCCTGTATCTGTCATCCGAATTAAAGAAAAATTCGTGCTCCCTATATTGCAAAAAAGATGATCCGGAGAAAATCTGGAGAAACCTAATCGATGAATTCAGTATCAAAACCGTTTATACCAACGAAGATTACGAGCCATATGCTATTAACCGGGATTTAGAGATTGAGAAACTACTTCTCGCCAATGGAATCGAATTTAAGGCATTTAAAGATCAAGTGATCTTTGCCAAAAATGACATTCTAAAAAATGACGATTCTCCATATACCGTTTTCACCCCATATAAAAACAAATGGATTGGCAAGTTAAAAATCAATGAGACCATTTTAACTCCCCTCTCTTCAAACGAATCTAACTATGCCAATATCCAGTTGGATTTTCCAAGTCTCAAAGAACTGGGGTTTAAACGATCGACCATAAAAGTGCACGATTACCAACTTGACCACCTTGAAAATTATAGTGAAGCAAGAAATTTTCCGGCACTCGGACAAACAAGCTTTCTGTCTCCGCATCTTAGGTTCGGAACAATTAGCATACGCAGCATAGTGAAACAAGTGTTATCCAATCAAGTCTTTTTGTCTGAACTCATTTGGCGTGAATTTTTCATGCAAATCCTCTATCACTACCCGGAGGTCGTTCATTTTAATTTCAAACGTAAATACGATCATATTCTATGGCGAAACAACTTGAAAGAATTTGAAAAATGGACCAATGGGAAAACCGGATATCCCATGGTTGATGCAGGCATGCGGGAGCTGAATGCTACAGGCTATATGCACAACAGGGTACGAATGGTGGTTGCCGGATTCCTGTGCAAGCACTTATTAATTGACTGGAAATGGGGAGAAGCTTACTTTGCTCAAAAACTACTGGATTACGAGCTTTCTTCAAACAATGGAAATTGGCAATGGGCTGCAGGAACAGGCTGCGATGCTGCTCCATATTTTAGAGTATTTAACCCTACCGAACAGATTAAGAGATTCGATCCAAAAATGGTTTACATCAAAAAGTGGATACCTGAATTAAGCTCATTAGACTATCCGGCTCCAATGTTAGATCACAAACAAGCGAGAGAAAGAGCCATTGAAACTTATAAGAAAGGATTACAACTAAATGCATTCGAGTAA
- the katG gene encoding catalase/peroxidase HPI — translation MDSSKKGKCPVMHGANTNTNSSVMSWWPNALNLDILHQHDTKTNPLGVEINYREEFKKLDFEGLKNDLKKLMTDSQEWWPADWGHYGGLMIRMAWHSAGTYRTADGRGGSNTGNQRFAPLNSWPDNVNLDKARRLLWPIKQKYGNKISWADLMILAGNMAYESMGFKTFGFGGGREDIWHPEKDIYWGAEKEWLGKDRYSNKSDEETLENPLAAVQMGLIYVNPEGVDGKPDPLKTAQAMRVTFKRMAMNDEETVALTAGGHTVGKTHGNGDASVLGPNPEGAPIEEQGFGWKNPKGKGNAENTVSSGLEGAWTTHPNKWNNTYFYLLFTYDWEIRKSPAGAQQWEPINIKEEDKPFDAHVPGVRRNPMMTDADMALKIDPVYRKISERFYKDPKYFADVFARAWFKLTHRDLGPKSRYLGADVPKEDLIWQDPIPNVGYTLSGSEIENLKVKLLNCGLNRNELINTAWDSARTFRCSDYRGGANGARIRLAPQKDWEGNEPLRLERVLNKLIEIQAGLSKKVSIADLIVLGGSAAIEKSAEKAGFKIKVPFVAGRGDATAEMTDGESFEVLEPLHDGYRNWQKKKYAVKPEEMLLDRTQLMGLTAPEMTVLIGGMRVLGANYGGTKHGVFTDREGVLSNDFFVNLTDMNYAWQPVSDNLYNIVERKTGKTKWTATRVDLVFGSNSILRAYAEIYAQEDNKEKFVKDFVKAWVKVMNSDRFDVMK, via the coding sequence ATGGACAGTTCAAAAAAAGGTAAATGCCCGGTTATGCATGGAGCAAATACAAACACCAATAGTTCCGTAATGAGTTGGTGGCCGAATGCGCTAAATTTAGACATTTTGCATCAGCACGATACTAAAACAAATCCACTTGGTGTGGAGATAAATTATCGAGAAGAATTCAAGAAGCTCGATTTTGAAGGACTAAAAAATGACTTAAAGAAACTTATGACTGACAGCCAAGAATGGTGGCCCGCTGACTGGGGACACTATGGTGGTTTAATGATTCGTATGGCTTGGCATAGTGCCGGAACTTACCGCACAGCAGACGGTCGTGGTGGCAGCAATACCGGTAATCAACGCTTTGCACCATTGAACAGTTGGCCTGACAATGTTAATCTAGACAAGGCACGTCGTCTGTTATGGCCTATAAAACAAAAATACGGCAACAAAATTTCGTGGGCAGATTTGATGATTCTTGCTGGTAATATGGCTTATGAATCAATGGGATTTAAAACATTTGGATTTGGCGGTGGTCGTGAAGATATTTGGCATCCTGAAAAAGATATTTATTGGGGTGCTGAGAAAGAATGGTTAGGAAAAGATAGATATTCCAACAAATCTGATGAAGAAACGCTTGAAAATCCATTGGCTGCTGTTCAAATGGGATTAATCTATGTTAATCCCGAAGGTGTTGACGGTAAACCAGACCCATTAAAAACAGCTCAGGCTATGCGGGTAACATTCAAGCGTATGGCAATGAACGATGAAGAAACAGTTGCACTAACAGCCGGTGGTCATACCGTTGGTAAAACACACGGTAATGGCGATGCATCAGTTCTAGGCCCTAATCCTGAAGGTGCGCCAATCGAAGAACAAGGTTTTGGTTGGAAAAATCCAAAAGGGAAAGGCAATGCCGAAAATACTGTAAGTAGTGGTCTGGAAGGAGCCTGGACAACACACCCAAACAAGTGGAACAACACGTATTTTTACTTGCTTTTCACCTACGACTGGGAAATCAGAAAAAGTCCTGCCGGAGCGCAACAATGGGAGCCAATCAATATTAAGGAGGAAGACAAACCATTTGATGCACATGTTCCCGGAGTTCGCCGAAATCCAATGATGACCGATGCTGATATGGCGTTGAAAATTGACCCTGTATACAGAAAAATATCTGAGCGTTTTTATAAAGACCCAAAATATTTTGCTGATGTTTTTGCAAGAGCATGGTTTAAACTCACCCATCGTGATTTAGGTCCTAAAAGTCGTTATCTCGGTGCAGATGTTCCAAAAGAAGATTTGATTTGGCAAGATCCTATTCCCAATGTAGGCTACACTCTTTCAGGATCGGAAATTGAAAATTTAAAAGTTAAACTTCTGAACTGCGGCTTAAACCGAAACGAACTTATTAATACTGCATGGGACAGTGCAAGAACATTCAGGTGTTCAGACTATAGAGGTGGGGCAAATGGTGCAAGAATAAGGCTTGCCCCTCAGAAAGATTGGGAAGGTAATGAACCTCTAAGACTTGAAAGAGTTTTGAATAAACTTATCGAAATTCAGGCAGGCTTGAGCAAAAAAGTAAGCATTGCCGATTTGATAGTTTTAGGTGGTAGTGCCGCAATTGAAAAATCTGCTGAAAAAGCAGGTTTCAAAATTAAAGTTCCTTTCGTTGCGGGACGAGGTGATGCAACAGCCGAAATGACAGATGGAGAGTCTTTTGAAGTCCTGGAACCTCTGCATGACGGTTATAGAAACTGGCAGAAGAAAAAATATGCCGTAAAACCCGAAGAGATGCTACTCGATAGAACACAGTTAATGGGGCTTACTGCACCCGAAATGACTGTTCTGATTGGAGGAATGCGCGTTTTGGGGGCAAATTATGGAGGAACCAAACATGGTGTTTTTACCGACAGAGAAGGAGTTTTAAGCAACGACTTTTTTGTAAATCTTACAGACATGAATTACGCATGGCAACCTGTATCCGATAATCTTTATAATATTGTAGAAAGAAAAACCGGAAAAACTAAATGGACAGCAACAAGGGTTGATTTAGTTTTTGGTTCTAATTCAATATTGCGTGCTTATGCAGAAATTTATGCACAAGAAGACAATAAAGAAAAATTTGTGAAAGACTTTGTTAAAGCTTGGGTGAAAGTGATGAATTCAGACCGTTTTGATGTGATGAAATAA
- a CDS encoding HAMP domain-containing histidine kinase yields the protein MVYKNFYFQLIGRIILISLNIFWVSIAIQDLNRVYTFIVAFSLVIIQIVAFVHYFNKTNRNLTNYFSSLLSKDFSQSLTRQPIKSLSDLNVITEGIKELIRSSVIEKENHYNYLKHVVSHIETGLISATSEGKILLMNNAVKKLFNILPSVEIFQINNLPKEITSILKQIKNDRQLSLSLNRNTEKVPVLVRKTTFILNEQEVFIVTFQNIKNAMEEKELESWQKLISILSHEIMNSMTPITTLTHAIKKSIEVEAENLKNSQIQNSTIEDILSNTNTIEKRSLGLIDFVNNYRNLTKVKSLQVENFNIGHLFRNVIDLFKPEFDKLNIRHEIKIESENHMVSADFKLLEQVLINLIKNALESFSNTENKQIQFKVFFENESNFIQISDNGCGISKEQIDQVFIPFYTTKTNGSGIGLSLSRQIMRLHGGEISIRSEENKGTIVTLRF from the coding sequence ATGGTTTATAAAAATTTTTACTTCCAACTCATCGGACGCATCATCCTCATCAGTCTTAACATATTTTGGGTAAGTATTGCCATTCAGGATTTGAATAGGGTGTATACCTTTATTGTCGCTTTCAGTTTGGTAATAATTCAAATCGTTGCATTTGTTCATTACTTTAACAAAACCAACCGCAACCTGACTAACTATTTCTCATCGCTTTTATCCAAAGATTTTTCCCAATCATTAACCAGACAACCTATTAAATCTTTATCCGATTTGAACGTGATTACAGAAGGAATTAAAGAATTAATCCGCTCTTCGGTTATTGAAAAAGAAAATCATTACAACTATTTAAAACATGTAGTTTCGCATATCGAAACCGGATTAATTTCTGCAACAAGCGAAGGTAAAATTCTGCTGATGAATAATGCTGTTAAGAAACTGTTCAACATTCTTCCCTCCGTCGAGATTTTTCAAATCAACAATTTACCTAAAGAAATTACTTCGATTTTAAAACAAATAAAAAACGACCGGCAGTTAAGTTTAAGCCTAAATCGCAATACTGAAAAAGTGCCCGTTTTAGTTCGTAAAACTACTTTTATATTGAATGAACAGGAAGTATTCATCGTCACTTTTCAGAACATCAAAAACGCGATGGAAGAAAAAGAACTGGAATCGTGGCAAAAGCTGATCAGCATTTTGAGCCATGAGATCATGAACTCCATGACCCCAATTACCACTTTAACGCATGCGATAAAAAAATCAATTGAAGTGGAAGCTGAAAATTTGAAAAATTCTCAAATTCAAAATTCAACCATCGAAGATATTTTAAGCAATACCAATACTATTGAAAAAAGAAGTTTGGGTTTGATCGACTTTGTGAACAATTATCGGAATTTAACCAAAGTAAAATCCTTACAAGTAGAAAACTTCAATATCGGGCATTTATTCAGGAATGTAATCGACCTGTTCAAACCTGAATTCGATAAACTCAACATCAGGCATGAAATCAAAATAGAATCAGAAAATCACATGGTATCGGCTGATTTCAAGCTTTTGGAACAGGTACTGATCAATCTTATTAAAAACGCTTTGGAATCATTTAGCAACACGGAAAATAAACAAATTCAATTCAAAGTATTTTTTGAAAATGAATCTAATTTTATTCAAATTTCCGATAACGGATGTGGCATTTCAAAAGAACAAATAGATCAGGTTTTCATTCCATTTTATACTACTAAAACGAATGGTTCAGGAATAGGTTTAAGCTTATCTCGCCAAATCATGCGTTTGCATGGCGGAGAAATCAGCATTCGATCGGAAGAAAATAAAGGCACCATTGTGACGCTACGATTTTAA
- a CDS encoding sodium-translocating pyrophosphatase: MNDIYELFWIVPLAAVIALVFAYLFFKNMMKSSEGTPRMKEIAQYVREGAMAYLKSQYRVVAMVFLVLVVLLGVLAYLGVQNPFVPIAFLTGGFFSGLCGFLGMKTATFASARTAQGASESLNKGLKVAFRSGAVMGLVVVGFALMDIAAWFYLLDKVIFTADNMLNGVHFLGLTFVHEGTSEHQKLVEITATMLTFGMGASTQALFARVGGGIFTKAADVGADLVGKVEAGIPEDDPRNPATIADNVGDNVGDVAGMGADLYESYAGAILATAALGAAVPLIGNYEGMTQQTAVLAPMMVAAVGIILSIVGIYMVRAKESATQKNLLNALLLGTGGSSVFILIAIAIMASAGWITWGIFGAVVAGLVAGVVIGQGTEYFTSDEYKPTKGIAKQTLGGAATTIIDGLAVGMVSTWLPVVTIVLGIIAAYGSAGGFTNFAHGVYGIGFAAVGMLSTLGITLATDAFGPIADNAGGNAEMAELPKEVRERTDALDMLGNTTAATGKGFAIGSAALTAMALLAAYMEEVRLWLGKMAAQAVDGVFTVGDTVFFRGEVIPVIEASQVAVNLQTAEINDFVTAYNLSLFNPMLLGGIFIGSMMAFLFSALTMKAVGRAASSMVDEVRRQFREMPGIMKGEQVPDYAKCVAISTKGAQREMILPSLIAITVPILIGVLLGVAGVVGLLVGGLTSGFTLAVFMNNAGGAWDNAKKYIEKGNYGGKGSDSHKAAVVGDTIGDPFKDTSGPSLNILIKLMTMVSVVMAGLTVAFSIF, encoded by the coding sequence ATGAATGACATTTATGAATTGTTCTGGATTGTACCATTAGCTGCAGTGATAGCTCTGGTATTTGCTTATCTCTTCTTCAAGAATATGATGAAAAGCTCTGAAGGCACACCAAGAATGAAGGAGATTGCTCAGTATGTAAGAGAAGGTGCAATGGCATACCTCAAGAGCCAGTACAGGGTTGTGGCCATGGTATTTTTAGTATTGGTTGTTCTTCTGGGTGTATTGGCATACCTCGGAGTGCAAAATCCATTTGTTCCAATAGCCTTTCTCACAGGTGGTTTCTTTTCAGGTTTATGTGGTTTTCTGGGAATGAAAACTGCTACATTTGCATCTGCACGAACTGCGCAGGGCGCTTCCGAGTCGCTTAACAAAGGATTAAAGGTGGCTTTCCGCAGCGGTGCCGTAATGGGACTTGTTGTTGTTGGTTTTGCCCTTATGGATATTGCAGCCTGGTTTTATTTGCTTGATAAAGTGATCTTCACCGCTGATAATATGCTGAATGGAGTACATTTTCTTGGGTTAACCTTTGTACATGAAGGAACCTCAGAGCATCAGAAACTTGTTGAAATCACTGCAACTATGCTGACATTTGGTATGGGAGCATCCACACAGGCCTTATTTGCCCGTGTTGGCGGTGGAATTTTCACAAAAGCTGCTGACGTTGGAGCTGATCTTGTAGGAAAGGTTGAAGCAGGAATACCTGAAGATGACCCACGCAATCCGGCTACAATTGCTGACAATGTTGGAGACAATGTAGGCGATGTTGCAGGTATGGGTGCAGACCTTTATGAATCATATGCTGGTGCTATCCTTGCTACTGCTGCACTTGGAGCTGCTGTTCCACTCATTGGAAATTATGAAGGAATGACACAGCAAACCGCTGTGCTCGCACCAATGATGGTTGCTGCTGTCGGTATTATTCTGTCTATTGTGGGTATTTACATGGTGAGAGCAAAAGAATCTGCTACCCAAAAAAACCTTCTTAATGCACTGCTTCTCGGTACAGGTGGTAGCTCAGTTTTTATTCTTATTGCTATTGCTATTATGGCATCGGCCGGATGGATCACCTGGGGGATTTTCGGAGCAGTTGTTGCCGGTCTTGTTGCCGGAGTGGTAATTGGACAGGGAACTGAATATTTTACTTCAGACGAATATAAACCTACTAAGGGTATTGCAAAGCAAACCTTGGGAGGTGCTGCAACTACAATTATCGATGGTTTAGCTGTTGGAATGGTTTCAACATGGTTACCGGTTGTTACCATCGTTCTTGGAATTATAGCAGCATACGGCTCTGCCGGCGGATTTACAAATTTTGCTCATGGTGTATACGGAATTGGTTTTGCTGCAGTAGGCATGTTATCAACACTGGGAATAACCCTGGCAACGGATGCATTTGGTCCTATTGCCGACAACGCAGGCGGTAATGCAGAGATGGCAGAATTGCCAAAAGAGGTACGTGAGCGTACTGATGCTTTGGACATGCTGGGAAATACTACGGCTGCTACAGGTAAGGGTTTTGCAATTGGATCTGCTGCATTAACTGCAATGGCGCTTCTTGCCGCATATATGGAAGAGGTTCGCTTGTGGCTCGGAAAAATGGCCGCTCAAGCCGTTGATGGCGTTTTTACTGTTGGCGACACAGTTTTCTTCAGAGGAGAAGTGATTCCGGTTATTGAAGCGAGTCAGGTTGCAGTAAATCTTCAAACGGCAGAAATAAATGATTTTGTAACAGCATACAATCTTTCACTTTTTAACCCGATGTTGTTGGGTGGGATTTTTATTGGATCAATGATGGCATTTCTTTTTAGCGCTCTTACAATGAAAGCTGTTGGAAGGGCTGCCAGCTCGATGGTTGATGAAGTAAGAAGGCAATTCAGGGAGATGCCCGGAATCATGAAAGGAGAACAGGTTCCTGATTATGCAAAATGTGTGGCTATTTCTACAAAAGGTGCACAACGCGAAATGATTCTTCCATCCCTGATTGCAATTACAGTGCCTATTCTTATAGGTGTTCTGCTTGGTGTTGCAGGCGTAGTTGGATTACTGGTTGGTGGTCTGACATCCGGTTTTACACTGGCGGTATTTATGAATAATGCCGGTGGTGCATGGGACAATGCAAAGAAATATATTGAGAAGGGAAATTACGGCGGAAAAGGAAGTGATTCCCATAAAGCTGCTGTTGTTGGTGATACAATTGGAGATCCATTCAAAGATACCTCCGGACCATCACTAAATATCCTTATTAAACTGATGACAATGGTCTCTGTTGTAATGGCAGGATTGACCGTGGCATTCAGTATTTTCTAG
- a CDS encoding sigma-54 dependent transcriptional regulator — MSSKTGNILIIDDNLDILSSLTQLLKYDFNSIKTLANPNLILETIQQQTFDVILLDMNFSAGINTGNEGIFWLREILKIDPGSVIILITAYADISLTVTAIKEGGFDFIVKPWDPQKLITSLKAGVKYKKTLREVKNLKSKQKSISENLNQQHDPIIGNSTKILELHRTIAKIAPTNANVFLYGENGTGKELIAREIHRKSNRSNAAFISIDMGTISESLFESELFGHTKGSFTDAKEDKMGRIEIASGGTLFLDEITNLSLPLQAKLLTVLQNREVIKVGSSTPIPIDIRLICATNMNINDLITGNLFREDLYYRLNTIELNIPPLRERVSDLHSLTDYFIKKFEKKYNKGPFKISQDAISALENHHWPGNIRELKHSIERTIILSESNIIRQEDIFQSQLSNRKAKTLNNIQSLAEIEKETINRALKISEGNLSQASKILKISRTTLYSKMEKHGL; from the coding sequence ATGAGCAGTAAAACAGGAAATATTTTAATAATAGATGACAATTTAGATATTTTGAGTTCTCTGACTCAACTATTAAAATATGATTTCAATTCGATCAAAACACTGGCGAACCCCAATCTAATTCTTGAAACAATTCAACAACAAACATTTGATGTTATTTTATTGGATATGAATTTTTCGGCCGGAATCAATACCGGAAATGAAGGAATTTTTTGGCTAAGAGAAATTTTAAAAATTGATCCAGGTTCGGTAATCATCCTGATAACTGCTTATGCCGACATCAGCCTGACTGTAACCGCAATTAAGGAAGGTGGGTTTGATTTTATAGTTAAGCCCTGGGATCCGCAAAAACTCATCACCTCATTAAAAGCCGGGGTTAAATACAAAAAAACTTTGAGGGAGGTCAAAAACCTAAAATCGAAACAAAAATCCATTTCAGAAAATTTAAATCAACAGCATGATCCAATTATTGGAAATTCAACAAAAATTTTAGAGTTGCACAGAACGATTGCTAAAATTGCCCCAACCAACGCCAATGTGTTTTTATACGGAGAAAATGGAACAGGCAAGGAGTTAATTGCCCGTGAAATTCACCGAAAATCAAACCGATCGAATGCTGCATTCATCAGCATTGACATGGGAACGATTAGCGAATCACTTTTTGAAAGTGAACTTTTCGGACACACCAAAGGATCATTCACCGATGCAAAAGAAGATAAAATGGGACGAATCGAAATTGCATCGGGAGGAACCCTTTTTTTAGATGAAATAACCAATTTAAGCCTACCCTTGCAGGCAAAATTATTAACCGTTTTACAAAACCGTGAAGTGATAAAGGTTGGAAGCTCCACCCCTATTCCAATTGACATACGGTTGATTTGTGCAACAAATATGAATATTAATGATCTTATTACAGGAAATTTATTCCGAGAAGATTTATACTATAGATTGAATACCATTGAACTTAATATTCCGCCTTTGAGAGAACGAGTTTCAGATCTTCATTCCTTAACCGATTACTTCATTAAAAAATTTGAGAAAAAATACAATAAGGGACCTTTCAAAATCAGTCAGGATGCAATTTCAGCGCTGGAAAACCATCACTGGCCGGGAAACATCAGGGAATTAAAACACAGCATTGAACGTACCATCATCTTATCTGAATCAAATATTATCAGGCAAGAAGACATTTTTCAATCGCAGTTGAGCAATAGAAAAGCAAAAACATTGAACAATATCCAAAGTCTAGCTGAAATTGAAAAAGAAACCATTAACCGTGCCCTTAAAATTTCAGAAGGCAATTTGAGTCAGGCTTCAAAAATTTTGAAAATATCGCGTACTACTTTGTATTCAAAAATGGAAAAACATGGTTTATAA
- a CDS encoding IS110 family transposase, giving the protein MNKFKHYYGIDISKDVFDVIDDQGTYHQYENTLKGFGSFKKVLLKDACCVMEATGVYHVQLADYLYEQGIFVSVVNPLVIKRFIQMNLRRIKTDKADAEMICRYAKMNDQQAYRPPHIYIRECRILKENIDLLLKNRTMLKNRLHALSYKQYKHRLIIINPLKKAIKELSVQIQKLEDEMRQLIMTHEQELFSRLLSIPGIGKSTAMFMIILSEGFTKFESAKQFTCFIGLSPVEKSSGSSIRGRGGISKQGNGKLRNLLFLCSFNACKSNKACKDQFERIIAKGKSKKLALVAVSNKLLKQSFAIAKSGLVYDEGFKSRKPVIQ; this is encoded by the coding sequence ATGAATAAATTTAAACATTATTATGGAATTGACATATCAAAAGATGTTTTTGATGTGATTGATGATCAGGGTACTTATCATCAGTATGAAAATACGTTAAAGGGCTTTGGTAGTTTTAAGAAAGTTTTATTAAAGGATGCTTGCTGTGTGATGGAAGCTACAGGAGTTTATCATGTTCAGTTGGCTGATTATTTGTATGAACAAGGGATATTCGTATCCGTGGTAAATCCTCTTGTCATTAAAAGATTTATACAGATGAATCTACGTAGAATTAAGACTGATAAAGCTGATGCTGAGATGATATGTCGCTATGCCAAGATGAATGATCAACAGGCTTACCGACCGCCTCACATCTATATCCGTGAATGTAGGATACTAAAAGAGAATATTGATTTATTGCTTAAGAATAGGACTATGTTAAAGAACCGACTACATGCACTCAGTTATAAGCAATATAAACATCGTCTGATAATCATCAATCCATTAAAAAAAGCAATAAAGGAATTGAGTGTTCAAATCCAAAAACTTGAAGACGAGATGAGACAATTAATTATGACCCATGAACAAGAATTGTTCAGTAGACTTCTTAGCATACCTGGTATTGGAAAAAGCACAGCAATGTTTATGATCATTCTCAGTGAGGGCTTCACAAAGTTTGAAAGTGCCAAACAATTTACATGTTTCATTGGCTTATCACCCGTAGAAAAGAGCTCAGGTTCGAGTATAAGAGGTCGTGGCGGGATTAGTAAACAAGGAAATGGAAAGTTGCGCAATTTACTATTTTTATGCAGCTTCAATGCATGTAAGTCTAATAAAGCATGTAAAGACCAATTTGAGAGAATTATAGCAAAAGGAAAGAGTAAAAAGCTTGCATTAGTAGCAGTTTCTAATAAATTACTCAAGCAATCTTTTGCAATTGCAAAATCAGGTTTGGTTTATGATGAAGGGTTTAAAAGCAGGAAGCCAGTGATTCAGTGA